The following proteins come from a genomic window of Gynuella sunshinyii YC6258:
- the ftsX gene encoding permease-like cell division protein FtsX — MARIKKGAVARKIHFAEKRDAWVRHHRYLAMDSMKQMLKRPLSAALTWMVIAIALSLPTLMVMALLNLKQITGPLNEGAQLSLYLDKSVSANRAEQLAIELKQRPEIKGTRYISPNDGLQEFKEFSGLGNIIDSLEDNPLPALIVIQPVEETAATVEGLKIMLEALPEAETVQLDLIWVQRLNQISRIAERVVGVLGLILSMAVVLVVGNTIRLAIESRRDEILVIKLVGATDAFVRRPFLYMGFWYGLAGGIFAVIIVTTCYWYLHEPVTRLISTLSAGFIFESIHWWGALLVIVTSISISMFGTVMAVSRHIRAIEPT; from the coding sequence GTGGCCCGAATTAAAAAAGGCGCCGTGGCCCGCAAGATCCATTTTGCCGAAAAGCGGGACGCATGGGTGCGACACCACCGTTATCTGGCGATGGACAGCATGAAACAGATGCTTAAACGACCCCTCTCAGCAGCTCTCACATGGATGGTGATTGCTATCGCCTTGTCTCTGCCCACTCTGATGGTGATGGCATTGTTGAATCTGAAACAGATTACCGGTCCGCTCAATGAGGGCGCTCAGCTTAGCCTCTATCTTGATAAGTCAGTGTCCGCCAACCGGGCAGAACAGCTGGCCATAGAACTGAAACAACGACCGGAAATCAAAGGTACACGTTATATCAGTCCAAATGATGGCTTACAGGAATTCAAAGAATTTTCCGGTCTGGGCAATATTATCGACAGCCTGGAAGACAACCCGCTACCAGCACTGATCGTTATTCAACCGGTAGAAGAAACCGCTGCCACGGTGGAAGGTCTCAAAATCATGCTGGAGGCACTGCCCGAGGCTGAAACGGTACAACTGGACCTGATCTGGGTTCAACGACTGAATCAGATCAGCCGTATTGCTGAACGAGTCGTTGGCGTGCTGGGCCTGATTTTGTCTATGGCGGTGGTGCTAGTGGTTGGTAATACCATCCGCCTGGCTATCGAGTCCCGTCGGGATGAAATTCTTGTCATCAAACTGGTTGGCGCAACCGACGCATTTGTACGTCGCCCATTCCTGTACATGGGGTTCTGGTATGGTCTGGCAGGAGGGATATTTGCTGTCATCATCGTCACAACCTGTTACTGGTATCTGCACGAACCGGTCACTCGTCTAATCAGTACGCTATCTGCAGGATTTATCTTTGAATCCATTCACTGGTGGGGAGCTTTACTGGTTATCGTGACATCCATCAGCATCAGTATGTTTGGCACCGTCATGGCAGTCAGCCGTCATATACGGGCAATAGAGCCAACCTAA
- the trmB gene encoding tRNA (guanosine(46)-N7)-methyltransferase TrmB — protein MTTDKQLKKIRSFVMRQGRMTEGQQRGMDEVYPRLGLDPEATFNSQQIFGNDHPLVIEIGFGMGDSLLQMAMMEPNCNFIGIEVHPPGVGRLLNNADKTGVSNLRVYKDDAVEVLKHCFADNSIDRLQLFFPDPWHKKKHHKRRIVQADFANLVHHKLKPEGVWHLATDWQPYAEQMLEVLTATKGFTNTAGDGQYSERPVYRPETKFERRGVRLGHGVWDLIFKKAEIE, from the coding sequence ATGACAACAGATAAACAACTGAAAAAAATTCGCAGCTTCGTCATGCGCCAGGGGCGGATGACCGAGGGTCAACAACGTGGTATGGATGAGGTATATCCAAGACTGGGCCTTGACCCAGAGGCAACATTCAATAGTCAACAAATATTCGGTAACGATCACCCGTTGGTGATTGAAATCGGTTTTGGCATGGGTGATTCGCTACTGCAAATGGCTATGATGGAACCCAACTGCAATTTTATCGGCATTGAGGTTCACCCACCCGGAGTCGGACGCCTTTTGAACAATGCCGATAAAACCGGTGTCAGTAATCTGAGAGTTTATAAAGATGATGCAGTGGAAGTCCTGAAGCATTGTTTTGCAGATAACTCCATTGACCGATTGCAGCTGTTTTTCCCGGACCCCTGGCATAAGAAAAAACATCATAAACGTCGTATTGTACAAGCTGATTTCGCCAATCTGGTCCATCATAAACTCAAACCGGAAGGGGTTTGGCATCTGGCGACTGACTGGCAGCCATATGCAGAGCAAATGTTGGAAGTACTCACAGCAACCAAAGGCTTTACCAATACCGCCGGTGACGGGCAGTATTCAGAACGACCCGTTTATCGGCCGGAAACCAAGTTCGAACGCAGAGGCGTTCGTCTGGGCCATGGGGTTTGGGACTTAATATTCAAGAAGGCAGAGATAGAGTAA
- a CDS encoding DMT family transporter yields the protein MNWILFTLLAVSMQTVRTAGQKRLSGHISPILVTWVRFGFGLPFAILYWLYLSYTIEDTYLNIDTTFFRYSLLAAVAQIVATFLLVHALKLRNFSVGTTFAKTEAIFTALMGFLFFQQPLNLLAGIAIFIGAAGTILAGLIKPYRAILTEPSLIYGLGAGLGFGLASLWLRQASLSLHGNYIYSAATTLITIVSLQVLISAIPMIKNPVNSIRQLKHHWKACVFVGATSAAGSIGWFTAMTFQTAAIVKGLGQIEFVLSILITTFYFRERISYNEWTGMILVTSSVCLLLFVS from the coding sequence ATGAACTGGATTTTATTCACACTTCTTGCCGTCAGTATGCAAACGGTAAGAACAGCCGGCCAAAAACGACTCAGTGGACACATATCCCCAATATTGGTCACCTGGGTTCGTTTCGGTTTTGGATTACCATTTGCCATACTTTATTGGCTATATCTGTCATATACCATCGAAGACACATACCTGAACATCGATACAACATTTTTCAGATATTCTTTATTAGCAGCCGTTGCTCAGATCGTCGCCACTTTCCTACTGGTACACGCGCTCAAACTTCGTAATTTCAGTGTTGGAACCACATTTGCAAAAACAGAAGCTATTTTTACGGCACTAATGGGCTTTTTATTCTTTCAACAACCACTTAACCTGTTAGCCGGTATCGCCATTTTTATTGGCGCAGCAGGAACAATTTTAGCGGGCCTGATCAAACCTTACAGAGCGATACTGACAGAACCCTCTCTTATCTATGGCCTTGGAGCCGGACTAGGTTTTGGTCTCGCATCACTCTGGTTACGGCAGGCAAGTCTGTCACTACATGGCAACTACATATACTCCGCAGCCACAACACTGATAACTATTGTTTCACTACAGGTATTGATCTCTGCAATTCCCATGATTAAGAACCCTGTAAATAGCATCAGGCAATTAAAACACCATTGGAAAGCATGTGTATTTGTTGGCGCCACCAGTGCTGCCGGATCAATCGGTTGGTTTACTGCCATGACATTTCAGACAGCGGCGATTGTCAAAGGTCTTGGACAGATAGAGTTTGTCCTGTCTATTCTGATCACCACCTTTTATTTTCGTGAACGCATCTCATACAACGAGTGGACCGGTATGATCCTGGTGACATCATCCGTATGTCTATTATTGTTTGTCAGTTGA
- a CDS encoding ATP-dependent DNA helicase: MMQTVSVRNLAEFCCKSGSLDLRFTPAPSSLEGIEGHKAIYRRRPDNYQSEVSLVYQYQQLLCVRGRADGYDQDRHRIEEIKTYRGQLIRLPDNHRALHWAQARLYAAIYCELHGHSEIGVALVYWHVDRQQESIEEKRFSAEDLKLFLDGCVREFLKWSQQLEIAMQQRDKLLEQLTFPYPDFRSGQRDFAESVYKAVRLHKNLLIEAPTGIGKTLAALFPALKAMPSDGLDKLVFLTAKTPGRVLVQEALKKLLLDQSSILHVVEMKARDKVCEHPDLACHGDSCPLANGFYDRLGEARQAAFANAWLMADDVRDIASRFQVCPYYLAQEMLKWSDVLIADYNYWFDMSAQIYGLSKANEWHTGLLIDEAHNLLDRGRSMYSAELSRRELLAARKIHNHAGKKILERLNRRWLKIEKQWPVGVHITDSLDKELIGCLSRFVSDYSEYLTDEYEHGVLPQQHLEFYFSVIQFMGVAELFNHHFVMETEVEKTHAAIRLLNQIPAELLKERFAAAQSSVVFSGTLTPFAYFKDTLGLGEDCPVQQISSPFSAPQLDVKVITDISTRYMDRERSVESVIDIICCQLQKYPGNYLLFFSSFAYLEQVGSRLQNVVKEHRVIRQAARMSESERTQFMAAFDQKINTLGLVVLGGAFGEGVDLPGEQLIGAFILTLGLPQLNQRNEALKKNMHQVFGHGYEYAYLFPGLQKVIQAAGRVIRDVNDSGYLILIDDRFSRPNVQRLLPDWWHINNVTTQQFLNHH, encoded by the coding sequence ATGATGCAAACCGTTAGTGTCCGTAATCTGGCCGAGTTCTGCTGTAAAAGCGGAAGTCTGGATCTGCGTTTTACACCCGCTCCTTCCAGTCTGGAAGGTATCGAAGGTCATAAGGCTATATATCGCCGGCGTCCTGATAACTATCAGTCAGAAGTTTCTCTGGTTTATCAATATCAACAATTGCTCTGTGTCCGCGGCCGGGCGGATGGTTATGATCAAGATCGTCATCGTATTGAAGAAATAAAAACCTACCGTGGACAGTTGATACGATTGCCTGATAACCATAGAGCATTACATTGGGCACAGGCGCGGTTGTACGCGGCCATCTATTGTGAACTGCACGGGCATTCTGAAATCGGTGTGGCACTGGTGTATTGGCATGTGGATCGGCAACAGGAAAGTATTGAAGAAAAGCGTTTCAGTGCCGAAGATCTGAAATTGTTCCTGGATGGTTGTGTTCGAGAATTCCTTAAGTGGTCGCAGCAGCTTGAGATTGCCATGCAGCAGCGAGATAAGTTACTGGAGCAACTGACCTTCCCTTATCCTGACTTCCGGTCTGGTCAGAGAGATTTTGCGGAAAGCGTTTACAAGGCTGTCCGACTGCACAAAAATCTGCTTATTGAAGCTCCAACCGGGATTGGCAAGACGCTGGCTGCATTGTTTCCGGCGTTAAAGGCTATGCCTTCTGACGGGCTTGATAAATTGGTGTTTCTGACTGCCAAGACGCCCGGCAGAGTGTTGGTACAGGAAGCCCTTAAAAAGTTACTGTTGGATCAATCGTCAATTCTGCATGTTGTTGAAATGAAAGCCCGTGACAAGGTCTGCGAGCACCCTGATCTGGCCTGTCATGGTGATTCCTGTCCCTTGGCCAACGGTTTTTATGACCGCCTCGGAGAGGCCAGGCAGGCTGCCTTTGCGAACGCCTGGTTGATGGCTGATGATGTCCGCGACATTGCTTCGAGGTTTCAGGTATGTCCTTATTATCTGGCACAGGAAATGCTCAAATGGAGTGATGTTCTGATTGCCGACTATAACTATTGGTTTGATATGTCGGCGCAGATCTATGGTTTGAGTAAAGCGAATGAATGGCATACGGGCTTATTGATTGATGAGGCTCATAACCTGCTCGACAGAGGTCGCAGTATGTATTCAGCTGAACTGAGTAGAAGGGAGTTATTGGCTGCCAGGAAAATTCATAATCATGCCGGCAAAAAAATTCTCGAACGGCTAAATCGCAGGTGGCTGAAAATTGAAAAGCAGTGGCCGGTGGGTGTTCATATCACCGACAGTCTGGATAAAGAACTGATCGGTTGTTTATCGCGTTTTGTCTCTGACTATAGTGAATATCTGACGGATGAATATGAGCACGGAGTTTTACCTCAGCAGCATCTGGAGTTTTATTTTTCTGTTATCCAGTTTATGGGAGTGGCAGAGTTATTTAACCATCATTTCGTGATGGAAACGGAGGTTGAAAAAACACACGCAGCTATTCGGTTACTGAATCAGATTCCGGCGGAACTGTTGAAGGAACGTTTTGCTGCTGCGCAATCCAGTGTGGTTTTTTCCGGTACGCTGACTCCTTTTGCATATTTTAAGGATACCCTTGGTCTTGGCGAGGATTGTCCAGTCCAACAAATATCCTCTCCTTTTTCGGCCCCGCAACTGGATGTTAAAGTGATTACTGATATTTCCACTCGCTATATGGACAGGGAGCGTTCAGTGGAGTCAGTGATTGATATTATTTGTTGTCAGTTACAAAAATACCCGGGTAATTACCTGCTCTTTTTCAGTTCGTTTGCATACCTGGAGCAGGTCGGTAGTCGTTTACAAAACGTTGTTAAGGAACATCGAGTTATCCGGCAGGCAGCCCGTATGTCGGAATCAGAGCGAACACAATTTATGGCTGCATTTGATCAGAAGATCAATACTCTCGGGTTGGTGGTGCTGGGTGGTGCATTTGGAGAAGGGGTGGATTTGCCTGGTGAACAGTTGATAGGTGCATTTATTCTGACACTGGGACTACCGCAACTTAATCAACGTAACGAAGCGCTGAAGAAAAATATGCATCAGGTGTTTGGTCATGGGTATGAGTATGCTTATTTATTTCCAGGATTGCAGAAAGTTATTCAGGCAGCCGGTAGAGTCATTCGGGATGTTAATGACTCTGGTTATCTGATCTTAATCGATGATCGATTTTCCCGGCCAAATGTTCAAAGACTATTGCCGGATTGGTGGCATATTAACAATGTGACTACTCAACAATTTCTCAATCATCACTGA
- a CDS encoding PA4642 family protein has protein sequence MKKDKQRVESEEWDATRFEVFFSLKSHDETDRDFVILEKAYRSMPVPLFEQFLEIFVDRNHNLQAKNKAGQTMLEIIAKHAQSTEYLQAIQQHLN, from the coding sequence ATGAAAAAAGACAAACAAAGAGTAGAATCAGAAGAATGGGATGCCACGCGTTTTGAGGTGTTCTTTTCGTTAAAATCCCATGATGAAACCGACCGCGACTTTGTTATTCTCGAAAAAGCCTATCGGTCCATGCCTGTTCCATTATTTGAGCAGTTTCTGGAAATATTCGTGGACAGGAATCACAATCTCCAGGCCAAAAACAAAGCTGGTCAGACGATGCTTGAGATTATTGCCAAACACGCCCAGTCAACAGAGTATCTTCAGGCTATTCAGCAGCACCTTAACTGA
- the rpoH gene encoding RNA polymerase sigma factor RpoH, which produces MTKSLPAVAFENLAPGQNLDAYIQVVNGFEILSAEEEKELAERLYYKGDLQAARQLVMSHLRFVVHIAKSYSGYGLNQADLIQEGNVGLMKAVKRFNPEVGVRLVSFAVHWIKAEIHEYILRNWRIVKVATTKAQRKLFFNLRSSKKRLGWLNQAEAREIAETLGVKESTVYEMEGRMTAQDMGFDADNDDDESAFQAPVYTLEDTRYNPATMAENENYEDDANSRLLSALEDLDERSKDILMQRWLSENKATLHDLAAKYGVSAERIRQLEKNAMKKVRKVLEAGGIEV; this is translated from the coding sequence ATGACTAAAAGCTTACCAGCAGTTGCATTCGAGAATCTGGCTCCAGGGCAGAATCTTGATGCATATATTCAGGTCGTCAACGGTTTTGAGATACTGTCTGCTGAGGAAGAAAAAGAGTTAGCTGAGCGCCTGTATTACAAAGGCGATCTGCAGGCTGCACGTCAGTTGGTCATGTCTCATTTACGGTTTGTCGTTCATATTGCGAAGAGTTATTCAGGTTATGGCCTTAATCAGGCAGACCTGATTCAGGAAGGCAACGTAGGACTGATGAAAGCGGTCAAACGGTTTAATCCGGAAGTCGGGGTGAGACTGGTCTCATTCGCGGTACACTGGATTAAAGCCGAAATCCATGAATACATTTTGCGTAACTGGCGCATCGTCAAGGTGGCAACCACCAAGGCTCAGAGAAAACTGTTCTTTAATCTGCGCAGCTCCAAAAAGCGTCTGGGTTGGTTAAACCAGGCAGAAGCGAGAGAAATCGCGGAAACACTGGGCGTCAAAGAGTCGACCGTTTATGAAATGGAAGGCCGCATGACCGCACAGGACATGGGCTTTGATGCCGACAATGATGACGACGAGAGCGCTTTCCAGGCTCCGGTTTATACTCTGGAAGATACGCGCTACAACCCTGCCACTATGGCTGAAAACGAGAATTATGAGGATGATGCCAACAGCCGTTTGCTGTCTGCACTCGAAGATCTTGACGAGCGCAGCAAGGACATCCTTATGCAGCGCTGGTTGAGTGAAAATAAAGCCACTCTGCATGATCTGGCCGCTAAGTATGGCGTATCCGCCGAGCGTATCAGACAGCTGGAAAAAAATGCCATGAAAAAAGTACGGAAAGTGCTTGAAGCAGGTGGCATTGAAGTGTAA
- the ftsE gene encoding cell division ATP-binding protein FtsE, with amino-acid sequence MIHFEQVSKRYLGGHEALKSLTFNMAPGEMAFLTGHSGAGKSTLLKMIALIEKPSSGHIRIAGQILNRMSRRQIPFFRRQIGLVFQNHNLLMDRSVYDNVALPLLIEGESPREIGRRVRAALDKVGLLEREAYLPIMLSGGEQQRVGIARAVVTKPKLLLADEPTGNLDPKLSREVMNLFADFNRVGTTVLIASHDLGLIARMPFRVMTLKNGELVRGADGGERGPN; translated from the coding sequence ATGATTCACTTCGAACAAGTCTCCAAGCGGTATCTCGGAGGACATGAGGCGCTCAAAAGCCTGACGTTCAATATGGCTCCTGGCGAAATGGCATTTCTGACCGGACATTCCGGAGCAGGTAAAAGTACCCTGCTTAAAATGATTGCGCTGATCGAAAAACCGTCCAGCGGACACATCCGCATCGCCGGACAGATACTGAACCGGATGAGTCGCCGTCAGATCCCCTTTTTTCGCCGCCAGATAGGACTGGTATTTCAGAACCATAATCTGCTGATGGACCGATCCGTTTACGACAACGTCGCACTGCCTTTGCTGATCGAAGGCGAGTCACCACGGGAAATCGGCCGCCGGGTCAGAGCCGCCCTCGACAAAGTGGGCCTGCTTGAACGTGAGGCCTATCTCCCCATCATGCTGTCTGGTGGCGAGCAGCAACGGGTCGGAATCGCCCGAGCCGTGGTCACCAAACCCAAACTGCTGCTGGCAGACGAACCGACCGGCAACCTTGATCCCAAATTGAGCCGTGAGGTCATGAACTTGTTTGCGGACTTTAACCGAGTGGGAACGACCGTGCTGATTGCCAGCCATGACCTTGGTCTGATCGCCCGCATGCCATTTCGTGTTATGACTCTGAAAAACGGGGAACTGGTCCGAGGTGCCGATGGAGGTGAACGTGGCCCGAATTAA
- a CDS encoding DUF423 domain-containing protein, whose amino-acid sequence MSSQRTQLFALGLLGTAVALGAFGAHIIKDLVTPERIDTWHTAARYQFWHGLALLILAEHQIRAPKTMALKTCARLFLAGTLVFSLSLYALCLTDISTLGAITPVGGVLMLSGWLYWFMTVLKQTKYDNR is encoded by the coding sequence ATGAGCAGTCAAAGAACTCAATTATTCGCCCTTGGCCTGCTTGGAACAGCGGTAGCCCTTGGAGCGTTCGGTGCCCACATCATCAAAGACTTAGTGACCCCCGAACGTATTGATACCTGGCACACTGCTGCCCGCTATCAATTCTGGCATGGCCTTGCCCTGTTGATATTGGCAGAACATCAGATCCGGGCACCCAAAACAATGGCATTGAAAACATGCGCTCGACTGTTTCTGGCAGGGACATTGGTATTCAGCCTTTCGCTGTATGCTCTGTGCCTGACAGATATCTCCACGCTGGGGGCTATAACTCCTGTTGGAGGAGTGCTCATGCTATCCGGTTGGCTCTACTGGTTTATGACGGTTTTAAAGCAAACAAAATATGACAACAGATAA
- a CDS encoding hemerythrin domain-containing protein has protein sequence MAAKLLEHLHNEHKNLSRFLYCFRYQLQGFGDPEQDANINLIMDMLDYINTFPERYHHPVEDVIFKKLLSKSIPDPDIITDVLAQHAKLEEITQKLKNDFNAVAMDIAMPMDQLKVDAHLYLDMQLEHLDIEESDIFPLADEYLDEDDWTELENMVETISEDPLFDNTRKEYDSLLSEITNFEAQGLDEETRSKFSDD, from the coding sequence ATGGCTGCCAAACTACTTGAACACTTGCACAACGAGCATAAAAACCTGTCTCGTTTTCTTTACTGTTTCAGATATCAGTTACAAGGTTTTGGCGATCCGGAGCAGGACGCTAACATCAACCTGATTATGGACATGCTTGACTATATCAATACATTTCCGGAGCGTTACCACCACCCGGTTGAAGACGTTATTTTTAAAAAACTGTTGAGTAAGTCGATCCCAGACCCGGATATTATTACCGACGTACTGGCCCAGCATGCCAAACTGGAAGAGATCACCCAAAAGCTGAAAAATGATTTCAACGCTGTGGCTATGGATATTGCCATGCCAATGGACCAGCTGAAGGTCGACGCACATCTTTATCTGGATATGCAACTAGAACACCTGGATATTGAAGAAAGCGATATTTTTCCACTAGCGGATGAGTACCTGGACGAGGATGACTGGACAGAACTGGAAAACATGGTGGAAACTATTTCGGAAGATCCTTTATTCGATAACACTCGCAAAGAATACGACTCATTACTCTCAGAAATTACCAATTTCGAAGCACAAGGCCTGGATGAGGAAACCAGAAGCAAATTCAGTGATGATTGA
- a CDS encoding DUF503 family protein — protein sequence MYQSETKTRRSMQIILMQYHIRFHGVESLKDKNQRVARLVKFLGGHSDVAASETELREELDHSILSVLVVAPNRKLLDQRKQQLEVALNDRLDAEILDLQQQFL from the coding sequence ATGTATCAAAGTGAAACAAAAACAAGGCGTTCTATGCAGATTATATTGATGCAATACCATATCCGATTCCATGGTGTGGAATCGCTAAAGGATAAAAACCAACGTGTCGCCAGGCTGGTAAAATTTTTAGGTGGTCACAGCGATGTTGCAGCCAGTGAAACCGAGCTTAGAGAAGAACTTGATCATTCAATACTGTCGGTGTTGGTTGTTGCGCCAAATCGAAAACTGCTGGATCAGCGAAAGCAGCAACTTGAAGTAGCGCTGAATGATCGTCTTGATGCAGAAATTCTTGATCTACAGCAACAGTTTTTGTGA